One Granulicella sp. 5B5 DNA window includes the following coding sequences:
- a CDS encoding efflux RND transporter permease subunit, protein MSLSTPFIHRPVATTLLTVAIAIAGAIAFTVLPVSPLPQVDFPTISVSASLPGASAEIMASSVATPLERQFGHIAGVTEMTSSSGLGSTNITIQFDLSRNIDGAARDVQAAINAARTYLPANLPSNPSYRKVNPADAPIMIIALTSGEYGADKMYDEASTVIQQKLSQIQGVGQVTTGGGALPSVRVEVNPNKLAGFGLTMANLQSMLSLQNSDLARGQITDGNVRMDILDNDQISHAVDYKPLIVGYSKGAAVRLDQVADVIDSTQNILTGGYLNGQRAVTLIIFRQPGANIIDTVDRLRAALPSVEASIPKGIKTTVVLDRTTTIRASLTDVEQTLVISILLVIFVVFIFLRNGKATLIPAVAVPVSLIGTFAVMYLLGYSLDNLSLMALTISTGFVVDDAIVVMENITRHIEDGMDGFAAALLGAKEIGFTVVSISISLIAVFIPILLMGGIVGRLFREFAVTLSTAILVSMVISLTTTPMMCAYILKNDHNKEHGKLYQATENFFEWNKRGYSRTLRWVLANPGLTLTVLGLTIALNFVLIVKLPKGFFPQQDTGAISGGIQGPQDESFPAMNADLLKIVRTVKSDPGVQNVIGFTGGGGALNSGHIYITLKPLQERKVSAEQIINRIRPRLNKMPVASTFMQASQDLRIGGRSSSAMYQYTIQADNLDDLNTWGPRLLAEMKKLPGLQDVNTDQQNGGLDDRLYYDRVTAAKLGQTSQSLDQGLYSAFGQSEVSVIYTQLNQYYVVLEFAPQYWQTPDGLKSVYFHSAGTSSTTNSGNTPLFTMAKATQGTTPLALNHTGLFPSVTVSFNLGPGYSLSDATLEITQMQQRLGTPLTVHGFFAGTAAAYQDSLSTEPVLVITALLAVYIVLGILYESLVHPLTIISTLPSASVGAMLALLFFGVDLNVISIIGIVLLIGIVKKNAIMMIDFALQAERDQGLSTEEAIFQACILRFRPILMTTTAALFGALPLAFGTGTGSELRRPLGITIVGGLIVSQLLTLYTTPVVYLTFDRIRLWVEGRRQHGSPHEGTPHADGAAPSAIS, encoded by the coding sequence ATGAGCTTATCCACTCCGTTTATCCATCGACCTGTTGCAACAACGCTGCTGACGGTAGCGATCGCTATTGCTGGCGCCATCGCGTTCACTGTCCTTCCCGTGTCCCCGTTGCCTCAGGTTGACTTCCCGACGATCTCGGTGAGCGCGAGCCTTCCAGGGGCGAGTGCAGAGATCATGGCGTCATCCGTGGCTACGCCTTTGGAACGGCAGTTCGGCCACATCGCCGGTGTTACCGAGATGACATCTTCAAGCGGATTGGGTTCGACGAATATTACGATCCAATTTGATCTGTCACGCAATATCGACGGCGCTGCGCGAGATGTGCAGGCGGCGATCAATGCCGCTCGCACTTACCTGCCAGCCAATTTGCCAAGCAATCCTTCGTACCGCAAGGTGAATCCGGCCGATGCGCCGATCATGATCATTGCATTGACCTCTGGTGAGTATGGCGCCGACAAGATGTACGACGAAGCGTCGACGGTCATTCAGCAAAAACTCTCGCAGATTCAGGGTGTCGGGCAGGTCACTACAGGTGGTGGTGCACTGCCCTCTGTGCGCGTGGAAGTCAATCCGAACAAGCTGGCAGGTTTTGGCTTGACCATGGCCAATCTGCAGTCGATGTTGAGTCTGCAGAATTCAGATTTGGCTCGCGGCCAGATTACCGACGGCAATGTCCGGATGGACATACTCGATAACGATCAGATCTCTCATGCAGTAGACTACAAACCCTTGATTGTGGGTTACAGCAAGGGTGCTGCGGTCCGGTTAGATCAAGTTGCGGATGTCATCGATTCAACGCAGAACATCCTCACGGGCGGCTACCTAAACGGGCAGCGTGCGGTAACGCTCATCATCTTTCGGCAGCCTGGCGCCAACATCATCGATACAGTCGACCGCTTGCGTGCTGCATTGCCCTCGGTTGAGGCGTCCATCCCCAAAGGTATAAAGACAACGGTCGTTCTCGACCGAACCACGACAATCCGAGCTTCGTTGACGGACGTGGAGCAAACCCTGGTGATCTCCATCCTGCTGGTCATCTTTGTGGTTTTTATTTTCCTGCGAAACGGGAAGGCCACTCTGATTCCAGCTGTTGCCGTGCCGGTCTCACTTATTGGCACGTTTGCCGTGATGTATCTGCTTGGCTATAGTCTCGACAATCTGTCCTTGATGGCTTTGACCATTTCCACGGGCTTCGTCGTGGACGACGCGATTGTGGTGATGGAGAACATCACGCGTCATATCGAAGACGGCATGGACGGCTTTGCAGCCGCATTGCTTGGGGCCAAGGAGATAGGTTTTACGGTCGTGTCGATCAGTATTTCGCTGATCGCCGTCTTTATTCCGATCCTGCTGATGGGAGGGATTGTTGGACGGCTCTTCCGTGAGTTTGCTGTGACGCTTTCGACAGCAATTTTGGTCTCGATGGTGATTTCGCTGACGACCACTCCGATGATGTGTGCGTACATCCTAAAAAATGACCACAATAAGGAGCACGGCAAACTCTATCAAGCGACGGAGAACTTTTTTGAGTGGAACAAGCGGGGTTATAGCCGAACGTTGCGTTGGGTGCTGGCCAATCCTGGACTGACTCTTACCGTTCTTGGGCTCACGATTGCACTGAACTTTGTACTTATCGTGAAGCTGCCGAAAGGTTTCTTTCCTCAGCAGGATACAGGTGCGATCTCCGGGGGTATTCAGGGGCCGCAGGATGAATCGTTTCCTGCCATGAATGCCGACCTGCTGAAGATCGTTCGTACCGTAAAGAGTGATCCTGGTGTGCAGAATGTAATTGGGTTTACCGGCGGCGGCGGTGCACTCAACAGCGGTCACATCTACATCACGCTGAAGCCGCTGCAAGAGCGCAAAGTGAGCGCTGAACAGATCATCAATCGAATCAGGCCCAGACTCAACAAAATGCCTGTCGCCTCGACGTTTATGCAGGCGTCGCAGGACCTCCGGATCGGCGGCCGTTCGAGTTCCGCCATGTATCAGTACACCATTCAGGCTGACAACCTGGATGATCTGAATACCTGGGGCCCACGTCTGCTGGCGGAGATGAAGAAGCTTCCCGGCCTTCAGGATGTAAATACCGACCAACAGAATGGTGGACTGGATGATCGCCTTTATTATGACCGGGTAACGGCCGCCAAATTGGGCCAGACGTCGCAGTCGCTAGACCAGGGACTATACAGCGCGTTTGGGCAGTCTGAGGTCTCGGTCATCTATACGCAATTGAACCAATACTATGTGGTGCTTGAATTTGCCCCACAGTACTGGCAGACGCCAGACGGCTTAAAGAGCGTGTACTTCCATTCTGCGGGGACAAGCAGCACGACGAACAGCGGCAATACACCACTGTTCACGATGGCCAAGGCCACACAGGGGACGACCCCCCTTGCGCTCAATCATACGGGGCTGTTCCCTTCGGTGACGGTGTCCTTCAATCTTGGTCCTGGCTATTCGCTGAGCGATGCGACGCTCGAGATAACCCAGATGCAGCAACGGCTTGGAACGCCCCTGACCGTACATGGTTTTTTTGCAGGCACGGCTGCGGCCTACCAGGACTCTCTGAGTACTGAGCCTGTGCTGGTGATTACGGCGCTGTTGGCGGTGTACATTGTGTTGGGAATACTGTACGAGAGTCTGGTACACCCACTTACAATTATCTCGACGCTTCCGTCGGCGAGCGTGGGCGCCATGCTGGCTCTCTTGTTCTTCGGCGTGGATCTTAATGTCATTTCAATCATAGGCATCGTTCTACTGATAGGCATTGTGAAGAAGAATGCGATCATGATGATCGACTTCGCTCTGCAGGCAGAACGCGATCAGGGTCTTTCGACGGAAGAAGCTATCTTTCAAGCGTGCATCCTGCGATTCCGGCCTATCCTCATGACAACGACTGCCGCTCTCTTTGGCGCTCTTCCTCTGGCCTTTGGAACAGGAACAGGATCGGAACTACGTCGTCCTCTAGGCATCACGATTGTTGGCGGCCTCATTGTGAGCCAGCTATTGACGCTCTATACGACACCTGTGGTTTACCTGACATTTGATCGGATTCGGCTGTGGGTAGAAGGCCGCCGTCAGCACGGTTCGCCACATGAAGGAACGCCACACGCCGATGGGGCAGCGCCTTCTGCGATCTCTTGA
- the fucP gene encoding L-fucose:H+ symporter permease — protein MLAFLLTTIVFFVWGMSNNLTDILVQQFKKSFELSLLQAQLVQTANFFAYFVMATPAALLSRRFGYKVALVVGLVTFGVGTLLFWPAAVIGQYTPFLIAIFIVGTGASILETSANPLIAQFGDPETSEQRLNFAQAFNPPGTIVGVIVGTLFIFSGVEKSPVQVAAMKAQGTYAAYLHSEILRVVPTYVAIGAVVLVLALLLSRAEFPQSLDSNELAGYPSQVSQPHKGAYGRLFRNGRLMFAVVAQFFYVGAQVGVWSTLIPYLKAYTTVGDRPAGYFLTATLVAFAAGRVISTPLMRYVSPAKMVGVYALINVLLLVGVVAHPGMSGAIAILVVSLFMSVMYPTIFALGVKGLGDDTKLAGSLLVMAILGGAIFPPAMGWISRLSGSVALGYLLPAAAFMVVALFSFLVPRLTDLTVSRHSVEIAPQSL, from the coding sequence ATGCTTGCGTTTCTGCTGACGACGATTGTGTTCTTCGTTTGGGGAATGTCGAACAACCTGACCGACATCCTGGTGCAGCAGTTCAAGAAGAGCTTTGAGCTGAGCTTGCTGCAGGCGCAACTGGTGCAGACGGCGAACTTTTTTGCGTACTTCGTGATGGCGACGCCAGCGGCGCTGCTGAGCCGGCGGTTTGGGTACAAGGTGGCCCTGGTGGTGGGGCTGGTGACGTTCGGTGTGGGAACGCTGCTGTTCTGGCCGGCGGCGGTGATTGGGCAGTACACGCCGTTCCTGATCGCCATCTTCATTGTGGGGACGGGCGCGTCGATCCTGGAGACCTCGGCCAATCCTCTGATTGCGCAGTTCGGCGATCCGGAGACGAGCGAGCAACGGCTGAACTTCGCGCAGGCGTTCAATCCTCCGGGGACGATTGTGGGGGTGATCGTGGGGACGCTGTTCATCTTCTCCGGTGTGGAGAAGTCTCCGGTTCAGGTGGCTGCGATGAAGGCGCAGGGGACGTATGCGGCGTACCTGCATTCGGAGATCCTGCGAGTGGTGCCGACGTATGTGGCGATTGGTGCGGTGGTGCTGGTGCTGGCGCTGCTGTTGAGCAGGGCAGAGTTTCCGCAGAGCCTGGACTCGAATGAGCTTGCTGGTTATCCATCGCAGGTTTCGCAGCCGCACAAGGGAGCTTATGGGCGGCTGTTTCGCAATGGGCGGCTGATGTTTGCGGTGGTGGCGCAGTTCTTCTATGTCGGTGCGCAGGTTGGGGTGTGGAGCACCCTTATCCCCTACCTGAAGGCGTATACGACTGTGGGCGACCGGCCGGCTGGGTACTTCCTGACGGCGACGCTGGTGGCCTTTGCCGCGGGGCGGGTGATTTCCACGCCGCTGATGCGGTATGTGAGCCCGGCGAAGATGGTCGGGGTGTATGCGCTGATCAATGTACTGCTGCTGGTGGGTGTCGTTGCACATCCGGGGATGAGCGGGGCGATTGCGATCCTGGTGGTGAGCCTGTTCATGTCGGTGATGTATCCGACGATCTTCGCGCTGGGCGTGAAGGGGCTGGGTGATGACACCAAGCTCGCCGGGAGCCTGCTGGTGATGGCGATACTGGGCGGGGCGATCTTTCCGCCGGCGATGGGATGGATCTCACGGCTGAGTGGGAGTGTTGCACTGGGCTATCTGCTCCCGGCGGCGGCGTTCATGGTGGTGGCTCTGTTCTCGTTCCTGGTGCCGAGGCTGACGGACCTCACGGTGAGCCGACACTCGGTGGAGATTGCGCCGCAGAGCCTGTAG
- a CDS encoding carbohydrate kinase family protein translates to MSKVITQQPHRRFDIALAGETNLDLILYGLPEDMPVERELLGTGFTTTLGGSSAILAHNLAILGSRTAFLSEVGDDAFGSIANDYLLPTGLDLSHFRRKLGTTTGVTVLLPHGRRRHILTYPGVMSELTVDDLDLGYLTSARHFHLSSLFLQTGLHAGLPRLFDTLRAAGLTLSLDTNDAPSGQWRGVLDLLLDKIDILLPNEDELLQIADADSLELALDKLAPRIPLIVVKCGPRGAVVQRDGNRDWVAPVSVQPIDTIGAGDSFNAGFLHAWLNGGDPLRAAAFGNITGALSTLRPGGIAAHADSGLRQKFLAEHL, encoded by the coding sequence ATGAGCAAAGTCATAACCCAACAACCACATCGGCGCTTCGACATCGCCCTCGCCGGCGAGACAAACCTCGACCTCATCCTCTACGGCCTGCCCGAAGACATGCCGGTCGAGCGCGAGCTCCTCGGCACTGGCTTTACTACCACGCTCGGCGGCTCCTCTGCAATCCTCGCGCACAACCTTGCTATCCTCGGCTCGCGCACGGCCTTCCTCTCGGAGGTTGGCGACGATGCCTTCGGCTCCATCGCCAACGACTACCTATTACCAACGGGACTCGACCTCTCCCATTTCCGCCGCAAACTCGGCACAACCACCGGCGTCACGGTACTGCTGCCCCACGGCCGCCGCCGCCACATCCTCACCTACCCCGGCGTCATGTCGGAACTCACAGTCGACGATCTCGATCTCGGCTATCTCACCTCCGCGCGCCATTTTCACCTCTCTTCGCTCTTCCTGCAAACGGGCCTTCACGCCGGGCTACCGCGCCTCTTCGACACGCTCCGCGCCGCCGGCCTCACTCTCTCGCTCGACACCAACGACGCCCCCTCCGGCCAATGGCGTGGCGTCCTCGACCTCCTCCTCGACAAGATCGACATCCTGCTCCCCAACGAGGACGAGCTCCTCCAAATCGCCGATGCGGACTCCCTCGAGCTGGCATTGGACAAGCTCGCCCCTCGCATCCCACTGATCGTCGTCAAGTGCGGTCCACGCGGAGCAGTCGTGCAGCGCGACGGCAACCGCGACTGGGTCGCCCCCGTCTCCGTCCAGCCCATCGACACCATCGGCGCCGGCGACAGCTTCAACGCCGGCTTCCTGCACGCCTGGCTCAACGGCGGCGACCCTCTGCGTGCCGCGGCCTTTGGCAACATCACCGGCGCGCTCTCCACCCTGCGCCCCGGCGGCATCGCCGCACACGCCGACTCCGGGTTGCGGCAAAAGTTCCTCGCAGAACACCTTTAG
- a CDS encoding aldo/keto reductase has translation MEYRLLGRTGIEVSTIGFGAAPLGDVYGHVDAGEAMAAVQEAIDSGITLFDVSPYYGRTLAESRLGEALVGRREKVVLATKCGRYGVDEFDFSAERITASCEESLKRLRTDYLDVLQAHDVEFGDADQIVEETIPALRRLQEQGKARAIGITGLNLKNLRAIASRAKVDCMISYCRCNLMVDDLDDVLMPFAKEQGIGIINASPLHMGVLTEHGVPEWHPAPMEIREAGRRVVELCKAHGVSAPLVGLRFCLEHPYVSSTLVGMASRELVQANLKALSFRIDPVLLAEIETTVAPVHNRIWPSGRVENQG, from the coding sequence ATGGAATATCGGCTACTGGGGCGGACGGGGATTGAGGTTTCGACGATTGGATTTGGCGCGGCGCCGCTGGGCGATGTGTATGGTCACGTGGATGCCGGTGAGGCGATGGCGGCGGTGCAGGAGGCGATCGACAGCGGGATTACGCTGTTCGATGTTTCGCCGTACTACGGCAGGACGCTGGCGGAGAGCCGGCTGGGTGAGGCACTGGTGGGTCGTCGTGAGAAGGTGGTGCTGGCGACGAAGTGCGGACGGTATGGGGTGGATGAGTTCGACTTTTCAGCAGAGCGGATTACGGCGAGCTGTGAGGAGTCGCTGAAGAGGCTGAGGACGGACTACCTGGATGTGCTGCAGGCGCATGATGTAGAGTTCGGCGATGCGGACCAGATTGTGGAGGAGACGATCCCGGCGCTGCGGCGGCTGCAGGAGCAGGGCAAGGCGCGGGCGATTGGGATTACAGGGCTGAACCTGAAGAACCTGCGTGCGATTGCGAGCAGAGCAAAAGTCGATTGCATGATCAGCTACTGCCGGTGCAACCTGATGGTTGACGATCTTGATGATGTGCTGATGCCGTTTGCGAAAGAGCAGGGGATCGGGATCATCAACGCGTCGCCGCTGCATATGGGCGTGCTGACAGAGCATGGTGTGCCGGAGTGGCACCCGGCGCCGATGGAGATTCGCGAGGCGGGACGGCGCGTGGTGGAGCTGTGCAAGGCGCATGGCGTGAGCGCGCCGCTGGTGGGGCTGCGGTTCTGCCTGGAGCATCCGTATGTGTCGAGCACGCTGGTGGGGATGGCATCGCGGGAGCTGGTGCAGGCCAACCTGAAGGCGTTGAGCTTCAGGATTGACCCGGTGCTGCTGGCGGAGATCGAGACGACTGTGGCGCCGGTACACAACCGGATCTGGCCGTCGGGGCGGGTGGAGAATCAGGGCTGA
- a CDS encoding LacI family DNA-binding transcriptional regulator, which produces MAAKMKDIARALGVSLVTVSKALRGHPDISRATRERVEAKVKELNYRPNLAARSLVTGRSSLVGLIVPDLLHPFFADIARGLSLALREHGYFLVLCSSEEDPTLEQQEIEHVLAHRLDALVVASCQPDSGMLAQTQSGDTPLILVDRSFPGFSSHFVGADDYTAGKLAAEHLLAIGCKRIAHIRGTQNSAGARRYKGFADTLQKHNRPLRPEYLVAALSADVGGKTHGIAAFNQLWDLPHPPDGIFCFNDVIAIGVETAAAERGVRIPDQVALIGCGNLHYDDAIRVPLSSIDQRSSEIGTRVAKLILEIVADNASPEHRRITLQPKLVERASTTLSTHKAPATRRKPSKQSHKPPKSKNIFSGTAF; this is translated from the coding sequence ATGGCAGCAAAGATGAAGGACATCGCGCGTGCGCTGGGCGTCTCGCTCGTCACCGTCTCCAAAGCTCTCCGTGGGCACCCCGACATCAGCCGCGCCACCCGCGAGCGCGTCGAAGCCAAGGTCAAGGAGCTCAACTACCGCCCCAACCTCGCCGCCCGCTCGCTCGTCACCGGCCGCTCGTCGCTCGTCGGCCTCATCGTCCCCGACCTCCTGCACCCCTTCTTCGCCGACATCGCCCGCGGCCTCTCGCTCGCCCTCCGAGAGCACGGCTACTTCCTCGTCCTCTGCTCCTCCGAGGAAGACCCCACCCTCGAACAGCAGGAGATCGAGCACGTCCTCGCCCACCGCCTCGACGCCCTCGTCGTCGCCTCCTGCCAGCCGGACTCCGGGATGCTCGCTCAGACACAATCCGGCGACACCCCACTCATCCTCGTCGACCGCAGCTTCCCCGGCTTCTCCTCCCACTTCGTCGGCGCCGACGACTACACCGCCGGCAAGCTCGCCGCAGAGCATCTCCTCGCCATCGGCTGCAAACGCATCGCCCACATCCGCGGCACGCAGAACAGCGCAGGCGCCCGCCGCTACAAGGGCTTCGCCGACACGCTCCAGAAGCACAACCGCCCTCTACGGCCCGAGTACCTCGTCGCCGCCCTCAGCGCCGACGTCGGCGGCAAAACCCACGGCATAGCCGCCTTCAACCAACTCTGGGACCTGCCCCACCCACCCGACGGCATCTTCTGCTTCAACGACGTCATCGCCATCGGCGTAGAAACCGCCGCCGCCGAACGCGGCGTCCGCATCCCCGATCAGGTCGCTCTCATTGGCTGCGGCAACCTCCACTACGACGACGCCATCCGCGTCCCGCTCTCCAGCATCGACCAGCGCAGCAGCGAGATCGGCACCCGCGTCGCAAAACTCATCCTCGAAATCGTCGCCGACAACGCCTCACCCGAACATCGCCGCATCACCCTGCAGCCCAAACTTGTGGAGCGCGCCTCCACAACCCTGTCAACCCATAAAGCGCCTGCCACACGCCGCAAACCCTCAAAGCAAAGCCATAAACCTCCGAAAAGCAAAAACATTTTCTCTGGCACAGCTTTCTAA
- a CDS encoding efflux transporter outer membrane subunit: MKERHTPMGQRLLRSLEFNLLDATTMTNRRYQAAILSAVTMLGTAGCRVGPRYSVPPAIAQAPPVAYKEAPTGNDDWKIAQPQDAMLRGKWWEIYHDPDLNALEDKLNIDNQTIKVYFADFMEARTLIAQARSQYYPTVSVGPSISHGQSSSNLGSGTVGATGGTGGSTNTTFELPATVSWAPDLWGKVRNEVRNAQYNAQVSAADLENEKLTEEASLAEYYFQLRGQDALLDLYKQTVAADQKSLDLVQASYDAGIGTYISVVEAKNVLQNAQAAYTNLGILRAQYEHAIAMLTGQSASTFAIDAKAVDVTVPLIPVGLPSQLLERRPDIAAAERTMAAANAEIGVAYAAYYPTVTLSTTGGFESSAFTKLLDWSSRFWSVGPSVSETVFDAGLRRAEIRQYESIYNADVASYRQAVLAAVQNVEDELAAERILTTQLGQQEAAEQSAQEYVKLEQGRYDTGVDPYVDVMTAQLTLLTDQQALVTLRTNRMTASVSLIEALGGGWDVSQLPTPAVVSKKIGKNEIKKTN; the protein is encoded by the coding sequence ATGAAGGAACGCCACACGCCGATGGGGCAGCGCCTTCTGCGATCTCTTGAATTTAATTTATTGGATGCAACGACTATGACGAATCGACGCTATCAGGCAGCAATACTCTCGGCAGTGACAATGCTTGGCACTGCAGGATGCAGAGTCGGGCCTCGGTACAGCGTGCCACCGGCCATTGCCCAGGCACCGCCCGTTGCCTATAAAGAAGCGCCAACCGGCAATGACGACTGGAAGATCGCACAGCCGCAGGATGCCATGCTGCGCGGCAAGTGGTGGGAGATCTACCATGACCCGGACTTGAATGCTCTGGAAGATAAGCTGAACATCGATAACCAGACCATCAAAGTCTACTTCGCGGATTTCATGGAAGCCCGCACGCTGATAGCGCAGGCGCGCTCACAGTACTACCCAACCGTCTCTGTTGGGCCATCCATCTCGCACGGCCAATCGTCGTCAAACCTGGGAAGTGGAACTGTTGGGGCGACGGGTGGTACTGGTGGTTCCACGAATACTACGTTCGAATTGCCGGCTACGGTGTCCTGGGCTCCTGATCTGTGGGGCAAGGTCCGCAATGAGGTCCGCAATGCGCAGTACAACGCTCAGGTAAGCGCGGCCGATCTGGAGAATGAAAAGCTTACCGAAGAGGCCAGCCTCGCCGAATATTACTTTCAGCTGCGTGGGCAGGACGCACTTCTGGATTTGTACAAGCAGACGGTAGCGGCGGATCAAAAGTCGCTGGATCTGGTGCAGGCAAGTTATGATGCTGGGATCGGCACTTACATTTCCGTGGTGGAAGCCAAGAATGTCTTGCAGAACGCACAGGCGGCATATACGAACCTGGGCATTCTGCGCGCGCAGTATGAGCACGCTATTGCCATGCTGACCGGGCAAAGCGCGTCGACCTTTGCGATCGATGCGAAGGCAGTCGATGTGACGGTGCCTCTGATTCCAGTTGGCCTGCCGTCGCAACTGCTGGAGCGCCGACCAGACATTGCAGCGGCTGAACGTACCATGGCGGCTGCCAATGCGGAGATCGGAGTTGCATACGCTGCGTATTATCCTACGGTGACTCTGAGTACGACTGGCGGGTTTGAGAGCTCCGCCTTCACCAAGCTGCTGGACTGGTCGAGCCGTTTCTGGTCAGTCGGGCCATCTGTCAGTGAAACTGTCTTCGACGCTGGTCTACGCCGTGCGGAGATCCGGCAGTATGAATCTATCTATAACGCTGATGTCGCCAGTTATCGACAGGCTGTACTTGCAGCGGTACAAAACGTAGAGGACGAACTCGCCGCCGAACGGATTCTGACCACGCAGCTTGGCCAGCAGGAGGCGGCTGAACAGTCTGCTCAGGAGTATGTGAAGCTGGAGCAGGGCCGCTACGACACTGGTGTCGATCCTTACGTGGATGTAATGACAGCACAGTTGACGCTGCTGACTGATCAGCAGGCACTGGTCACGCTGCGCACCAACCGGATGACGGCTTCCGTCTCGTTGATAGAGGCGTTGGGTGGCGGTTGGGATGTTTCTCAGTTGCCGACGCCGGCTGTGGTCTCGAAGAAGATCGGCAAGAACGAGATCAAGAAGACGAACTGA